From Peptoanaerobacter stomatis, one genomic window encodes:
- the gltS gene encoding sodium/glutamate symporter, with protein MSYPINDFKGVTDLLKGMNLSTYQNTMVLSTSDTGLTTLKLDLMQSFALALCVYYIGVFLKKKIPALEKFCIPAPVAGGIVFALLHLLSRNYLNFSIGVDTTFQKPFMMVFFTTIGLTASIQLVKKGGLGVLIFWVLATLLCVVQDAVGVGVAKLMGQHPLLGLICGSVTMTGGHGTGGAFGPEFEKLGMEGATATAMAAATFGLVMGSLMGGPLGAVLIRKNNLKSKASEYSDKKIETEEAQEKIDFNEVFKTLTYIVVAIALGAVIEIPLKKAGVTLPSYVTAMIIASIFLNIGESTGKWHVNQKASDFLGTIGLNAFLSFALTGLKLWELAAVAGPMFVILISQTVVMAVFAYFVTFKVMGSDFDAATIAAGHCGFGMGATPNGVANMTAVQEEFGAAPRAFFILPVVGAFLIDFTNAMVITGFVNFVK; from the coding sequence ATGAGTTATCCTATTAATGATTTTAAAGGAGTAACAGATTTACTTAAAGGTATGAATTTAAGTACATATCAAAACACTATGGTTCTTTCAACAAGTGATACCGGACTTACTACTTTAAAATTGGACCTTATGCAAAGTTTTGCATTGGCACTTTGTGTGTATTATATCGGAGTATTTTTGAAGAAAAAAATTCCGGCATTAGAAAAATTCTGTATACCTGCACCGGTTGCCGGAGGTATAGTATTTGCGCTACTTCATCTATTATCAAGAAATTATCTTAATTTTTCAATAGGCGTTGATACAACATTCCAAAAACCATTCATGATGGTATTCTTTACTACAATAGGTTTGACAGCAAGTATACAACTCGTAAAAAAAGGTGGTTTAGGAGTATTAATATTCTGGGTTTTAGCTACACTTCTTTGCGTTGTACAGGACGCAGTAGGTGTTGGAGTTGCTAAACTTATGGGACAACATCCACTACTTGGATTAATATGCGGTTCAGTTACTATGACAGGAGGACACGGTACAGGTGGAGCGTTCGGTCCTGAATTTGAAAAGTTAGGCATGGAGGGAGCTACAGCTACAGCTATGGCTGCTGCTACATTCGGTCTTGTAATGGGTTCACTTATGGGAGGACCTCTTGGTGCTGTTCTTATAAGAAAAAATAATCTTAAATCTAAAGCATCAGAATATTCTGACAAAAAAATTGAAACTGAAGAAGCACAAGAAAAAATAGATTTTAATGAAGTGTTTAAAACTTTAACTTATATAGTTGTTGCAATAGCACTTGGTGCTGTGATTGAAATACCTCTAAAAAAAGCAGGTGTTACATTGCCTTCATACGTAACAGCTATGATTATAGCATCTATATTCCTAAATATAGGTGAATCTACAGGTAAGTGGCATGTTAACCAAAAAGCATCTGATTTCCTTGGAACAATAGGTCTTAATGCGTTCCTTTCATTTGCTCTTACAGGATTAAAACTTTGGGAACTTGCAGCAGTTGCAGGGCCTATGTTTGTAATATTGATATCACAAACAGTAGTTATGGCTGTATTTGCTTATTTCGTAACATTTAAAGTTATGGGTTCAGACTTTGATGCTGCTACAATAGCTGCAGGACACTGCGGATTTGGTATGGGTGCTACTCCTAACGGTGTTGCTAATATGACAGCAGTACAAGAAGAATTTGGAGCTGCTCCAAGAGCGTTCTTTATACTTCCTGTAGTTGGAGCATTCTTGATAGACTTCACTAATGCTATGGTTATAACAGGATTTGTAAACTTTGTTAAATAA
- the murI gene encoding glutamate racemase, which produces MDNRPIGIFDSGVGAFSVLNKLVEVLPNEKYVYFGDSGHNPYGQKTSEQLKKLCKCIVDFLIKNDAKIIVVACNTATVAALDYLKDIFDIDIIGVINPGAKEALRVTKNNKIGVCSTVFTAKTHGYLNEILKEKRENQEIAVYEEGSVNLANIIENGFEYNEQNEEIIKEFVTRFTDDIDTLILGCTHYPLVEDLFKKYFNGNIVDPGMQTALEVKDLLAEKNMLSDRKDEYTVKYFVTRDPDTFRNVAKNVTKLNIDDINEVSIEEELKSEGF; this is translated from the coding sequence ATGGATAACAGACCTATCGGTATATTTGACTCTGGAGTTGGAGCATTTTCTGTTTTAAACAAGTTGGTAGAAGTGTTACCTAATGAAAAATATGTATATTTCGGAGACAGTGGACATAATCCATATGGACAAAAAACTTCTGAACAGTTGAAAAAGCTGTGCAAATGTATAGTGGATTTTTTAATTAAAAATGATGCTAAGATTATAGTCGTAGCTTGTAATACAGCCACTGTTGCGGCGCTTGACTATTTGAAAGATATATTTGATATAGATATAATTGGAGTTATAAATCCGGGAGCAAAAGAGGCGCTTAGAGTTACAAAAAATAATAAGATAGGTGTTTGCTCTACAGTATTTACTGCCAAAACACATGGATATTTGAATGAAATATTAAAAGAAAAAAGAGAAAATCAAGAAATAGCAGTATATGAGGAAGGTAGTGTAAACCTTGCGAATATAATAGAAAATGGTTTTGAATATAACGAGCAAAATGAGGAAATTATAAAAGAATTTGTTACAAGATTTACTGATGATATAGATACGCTTATATTGGGTTGTACACATTATCCGCTTGTAGAAGATTTGTTTAAAAAATATTTTAATGGGAATATTGTAGATCCGGGAATGCAAACTGCTTTAGAAGTAAAGGATTTGCTTGCTGAGAAAAATATGTTGAGCGACAGAAAAGATGAATATACAGTAAAATATTTTGTTACAAGAGATCCTGATACATTCAGAAATGTAGCTAAAAACGTAACTAAGTTAAACATAGATGATATAAACGAAGTAAGTATAGAAGAAGAATTAAAATCAGAAGGATTTTAG
- a CDS encoding ATP-binding protein — protein sequence MREIYNSGNCVIDKQELTGNSTAINAGTFNNIILEDPFRYYSEKILSEYSEKILSEYSELKRTFTLVEVFINKERLKDRFLGMYSKYEELMECFIREEGKEQINLDDGYKSVIACIVNVTKYFEYKNNDENCFSIKGNRHLIGKITTHGLEISYSSTIQTYEEYLETTKFAEDLKKKLEPYIICATTYGNFFQFGNLLINKIENVPFIPERIKFRVSNEIIPNLIEPLYGNTPECGLREIIQNACDAMKELSKEDEIKSYIELNVQKNSDGTILKVRDYGIGMTKDILLNKYFVIGESSKKGNKRNLVGQFGIGALAAFLLGDRIAVKTKSCKENRIYSFEYSPDSNENKPIAVSIIQDETFEHGTEVCVDLKKDLSELEQYELEEKLKINEWYVLPDCEIKYFYNNEEQIINSFAGELYEWKSVSDRSEFDIKYLDNKKIEKDDSFTNKPQIIYNGLMVPTLYEVGTTYLKKRPFISISTSADNISLNLERSRIEKGLDLIVNPVKEVLIKRGLEILKEEKNKIVSEDGEILTTTYSNDYINNIPLFFYKNGFGILSSKYNNYNFIEVYTYLGSLQVNINDLKEGVGYVFKNRMLDKSVLADFIEDNECIIDARIIKQFFYDASSSRYGFRAEAMKCLYEKTFFQSYDSSLSANEFWEEHNKIKENVFRHHFDKIKNVFFIPKDKKCEELLRDIQEKTKASVVAYSQYLSNCCDDISDVDIVR from the coding sequence ATGAGAGAAATATATAATTCAGGAAATTGTGTTATTGATAAACAAGAATTAACGGGTAATTCAACTGCAATAAACGCAGGAACATTTAATAATATAATTTTAGAAGACCCTTTTCGTTATTATTCTGAGAAGATACTATCTGAATATTCTGAGAAGATACTATCTGAATATTCGGAGTTAAAAAGGACATTTACACTTGTTGAAGTGTTTATCAATAAAGAGCGTTTAAAAGACAGATTTTTAGGAATGTACTCTAAATATGAAGAACTAATGGAATGTTTTATTAGGGAAGAGGGAAAAGAACAAATTAATCTTGATGATGGATATAAATCTGTTATAGCATGTATTGTTAATGTAACAAAATATTTTGAATATAAGAATAATGATGAAAATTGCTTTTCTATAAAAGGGAATAGACATTTAATTGGGAAAATAACTACTCATGGACTCGAAATTTCTTATTCAAGTACAATACAGACATATGAGGAATATCTTGAAACAACTAAGTTTGCGGAAGATTTAAAAAAGAAACTTGAGCCATATATTATCTGTGCTACAACATATGGTAATTTTTTTCAATTTGGAAATCTATTAATAAATAAAATAGAGAATGTTCCGTTTATTCCCGAAAGGATCAAATTTCGAGTATCTAACGAAATAATTCCGAATCTCATTGAGCCATTATACGGCAATACCCCAGAATGTGGATTACGTGAGATTATACAAAATGCCTGTGATGCTATGAAAGAACTGAGCAAGGAAGATGAGATTAAAAGCTATATAGAACTTAATGTTCAAAAAAATAGTGATGGAACGATATTAAAGGTAAGAGATTACGGTATTGGAATGACGAAAGACATTTTGCTAAATAAATACTTTGTTATTGGAGAAAGTTCTAAAAAGGGAAATAAACGGAATTTAGTTGGACAGTTTGGTATAGGAGCATTAGCGGCATTTTTATTAGGCGATAGAATTGCTGTAAAAACAAAATCTTGTAAAGAAAATCGTATATATTCATTTGAGTATTCTCCTGATTCAAATGAGAATAAACCAATCGCTGTGTCAATCATACAAGATGAAACTTTTGAACATGGCACGGAAGTTTGTGTTGACTTAAAAAAAGATTTATCGGAATTAGAACAATATGAATTAGAAGAAAAGTTGAAGATAAATGAGTGGTATGTATTACCCGATTGTGAAATAAAGTATTTTTATAATAATGAAGAACAAATAATAAACTCATTTGCTGGAGAACTCTATGAGTGGAAGTCAGTTTCGGATAGAAGTGAATTTGATATTAAATACTTGGATAATAAAAAAATAGAAAAAGATGATAGTTTTACTAATAAACCTCAAATAATTTATAATGGATTAATGGTACCGACGTTATATGAAGTAGGAACTACTTATTTAAAGAAAAGACCATTTATATCTATTTCTACATCAGCTGATAATATTTCCTTGAATTTGGAAAGAAGTAGAATTGAAAAGGGATTAGATTTGATAGTGAATCCGGTGAAAGAGGTGCTTATTAAGAGAGGATTGGAAATATTAAAAGAAGAGAAAAATAAAATAGTAAGTGAAGATGGCGAAATTTTAACGACAACTTATAGCAATGATTATATTAACAACATCCCATTGTTTTTTTATAAAAATGGTTTTGGTATTTTGTCTTCAAAGTATAATAATTATAATTTTATCGAGGTTTATACTTATCTGGGATCTTTACAAGTGAATATAAATGATCTGAAAGAAGGAGTCGGATATGTATTTAAAAATCGTATGCTTGATAAATCGGTTTTAGCTGATTTTATTGAAGATAATGAATGTATAATTGATGCTCGAATTATTAAACAGTTTTTTTATGATGCGAGCAGTTCTCGCTATGGATTTAGGGCAGAAGCAATGAAATGCTTATATGAAAAAACTTTTTTTCAAAGTTATGATAGCTCTTTGAGTGCTAATGAATTTTGGGAAGAACATAATAAAATAAAAGAAAATGTATTTAGACATCATTTTGATAAAATTAAAAATGTTTTTTTTATTCCTAAAGATAAAAAATGTGAAGAACTACTAAGAGATATACAGGAAAAAACAAAAGCAAGTGTTGTTGCCTATTCACAATATTTATCTAATTGTTGTGATGATATTTCTGATGTTGATATTGTAAGATAG
- the mutL gene encoding DNA mismatch repair endonuclease MutL: protein MQDNIIKKLDDNIIKLISAGEVIESPCSVVKELVENSIDSGATSIVVEIKNGGKDYIRVTDNGIGIDEQYVLEAFKKHTTSKITTFDDFINITTNGFRGEALASISAVAKISMTTKTSYSNYGMNVVISSDKLLEKTKVGAKDGTTVIVEDLFNDIPARKKFLKTDRAESSKISDFLIRYALANPSIKLKYINNSKQVFQTYGTGKIEDVINIIFAEDYYSGMISLEEPLSEYISVKGVIGNNSLMFSSRKMQYIFINGRIIKDKTITSHIENAYRKYIPSGNFPMFFINIIIKPDMVDVNIHPNKLEVKFADEKTVYNLIENKISSILDNLSMIPDIKISKDDEISKNSEIFSNIISGYENLKNKKNNSSQKDDKEFTQQSIEIIKRQERDDTFVYELKPQDKTKDIFINHEQEKKEGLKYNTYEHNHSITMVAETNDEDDYETKNGCKEEFQGTYDNKASDKKKNEDEISNVNILDEKPVLSMPKDIFKNDVNIDLSDNKIRCVDLTLLKYSGRVFDTYIILFDGEDMYMIDQHAAHERVLYERYLKDFYSNLITVQQLILPQKIGIPINLVDESAQIIEELENFGFECDLFGDNIMLLRGIPTHFDENAARKFVNAVFDVYLEENLSNDIIKDKIATKACKAAIKGNDSTVKDIEVEKLIYDLEHCDNKYACPHGRPTITRLSKYEIEKFFKRIL from the coding sequence ATGCAAGACAATATCATAAAAAAATTAGATGATAATATAATAAAATTAATATCAGCAGGAGAAGTTATAGAAAGCCCTTGCAGTGTTGTAAAAGAACTTGTGGAAAATTCAATAGATTCAGGGGCGACATCAATAGTAGTAGAAATAAAAAATGGTGGAAAAGACTATATAAGAGTTACGGATAACGGCATAGGAATAGATGAGCAATATGTGCTTGAGGCATTTAAAAAACATACTACGAGTAAAATTACAACATTCGACGATTTTATAAATATAACTACAAACGGCTTTAGAGGAGAGGCTCTTGCGAGTATATCTGCAGTTGCAAAGATTTCTATGACTACAAAAACTTCATACAGCAACTACGGTATGAATGTGGTTATAAGTAGTGATAAATTGTTGGAAAAAACAAAAGTTGGAGCAAAAGACGGCACAACTGTAATAGTGGAAGATTTATTTAATGATATACCTGCAAGAAAAAAGTTTCTAAAAACAGACAGAGCGGAATCTTCAAAAATAAGCGATTTTTTGATAAGATATGCGCTTGCAAATCCAAGTATAAAATTAAAATATATAAATAACTCAAAACAAGTATTTCAAACATATGGTACAGGAAAAATAGAAGATGTAATAAATATAATATTTGCAGAAGATTATTATAGTGGAATGATATCATTGGAGGAGCCTTTAAGCGAATATATAAGTGTAAAAGGAGTTATAGGAAATAATTCTTTGATGTTTTCAAGCAGAAAGATGCAATATATATTTATAAATGGAAGAATTATAAAAGATAAGACAATAACATCTCATATAGAAAATGCTTATAGAAAATATATTCCTTCAGGCAATTTCCCGATGTTTTTTATAAATATAATAATTAAGCCTGATATGGTAGATGTAAATATACATCCAAATAAATTAGAAGTAAAGTTTGCAGATGAAAAAACAGTATACAATCTTATTGAAAATAAAATTTCATCAATCTTAGATAATCTTAGTATGATACCAGATATAAAAATATCAAAAGATGATGAAATTTCAAAAAATAGCGAAATTTTTTCGAATATAATTTCCGGCTATGAAAATTTAAAAAATAAAAAAAATAACTCTTCACAAAAAGATGATAAGGAGTTTACGCAACAATCCATAGAAATAATAAAAAGACAAGAAAGAGACGATACATTTGTCTATGAATTAAAGCCACAGGATAAAACAAAAGACATATTCATAAATCATGAACAAGAGAAAAAAGAAGGATTAAAATATAATACCTATGAGCATAATCATAGCATAACTATGGTTGCAGAAACTAATGACGAGGATGATTACGAGACAAAAAACGGCTGTAAAGAAGAATTTCAAGGAACATATGATAATAAAGCTTCTGACAAAAAGAAAAACGAAGATGAAATTTCAAATGTAAATATATTAGATGAAAAACCTGTTCTTTCTATGCCGAAAGATATATTCAAAAATGATGTAAATATTGACTTGAGTGACAATAAAATAAGATGTGTAGATCTTACACTGTTAAAATACAGTGGTAGAGTGTTTGATACATATATCATACTTTTTGATGGAGAAGATATGTATATGATAGATCAGCATGCCGCACATGAAAGAGTGTTATATGAGCGATATTTAAAAGATTTTTATTCAAATTTAATAACAGTTCAACAACTTATATTGCCACAAAAAATAGGAATTCCGATAAATCTTGTAGACGAATCAGCACAAATTATAGAAGAACTTGAAAATTTCGGTTTTGAATGTGATTTATTCGGAGATAATATAATGTTACTTAGAGGAATACCTACACATTTTGATGAAAATGCTGCAAGAAAATTTGTGAATGCAGTATTTGACGTATATCTTGAAGAAAATCTGTCAAATGACATAATAAAAGACAAAATAGCTACAAAAGCTTGCAAAGCGGCTATAAAAGGCAATGACAGTACAGTGAAGGATATAGAAGTAGAAAAATTAATCTACGATTTAGAACATTGTGACAATAAATATGCTTGTCCGCACGGTAGGCCTACAATAACAAGATTATCTAAATATGAGATTGAAAAATTCTTCAAAAGAATATTGTAA